The following coding sequences are from one Deltaproteobacteria bacterium window:
- a CDS encoding ABC transporter permease subunit → MSGKRRTRTIFNTFFYSFAGFLFLYSVYLFLSNIDQLFVNEAAIKTREITDIWGENRKILNQFAGGFWKDPYFWKSLNLTLSITLTTTFIATILGIPTAYALSRYRIPAKSIIEVLFSSLIVMPGSVIGICLIVMFNYGPLWNLQNSLGFRFAHSIFPGMVIASLVLSFALGLSAWKATFDSVNPRFEQVARSLGSSRWRAFKTVTFPLAKSGIIAGIILAWTRAMAEFSAVLFFCGTFRELPASRFSDLTKLLQMDQADWVSVAVWAQVEFGNIEYGFALAFVLVLIGGISVYVMHRIGAKGYVW, encoded by the coding sequence GTGTCTGGTAAGAGACGCACCAGAACTATCTTTAATACCTTTTTTTACAGTTTTGCCGGTTTCCTATTCCTTTATTCTGTCTACCTTTTCTTAAGTAATATAGATCAGCTCTTTGTAAACGAGGCAGCAATAAAAACCCGCGAAATAACTGATATCTGGGGTGAAAACAGGAAAATCTTAAACCAGTTTGCAGGAGGCTTCTGGAAAGATCCCTATTTTTGGAAGTCGCTTAACCTCACCTTATCAATAACTCTTACCACGACCTTTATCGCCACCATATTGGGCATTCCAACTGCCTATGCCCTCTCACGTTATCGAATTCCAGCAAAATCTATAATTGAAGTTCTTTTTTCATCGCTAATAGTCATGCCTGGATCAGTTATCGGGATCTGTCTGATTGTGATGTTCAACTACGGACCATTATGGAACTTGCAGAATTCATTAGGATTCAGGTTCGCCCACAGCATCTTCCCCGGAATGGTCATTGCATCCTTAGTGCTTTCCTTTGCCCTGGGATTGAGCGCATGGAAGGCCACCTTTGACAGTGTGAATCCCCGGTTTGAGCAGGTGGCAAGGTCCCTGGGGAGCAGCCGATGGAGGGCTTTCAAGACGGTAACCTTTCCTTTGGCAAAAAGCGGTATCATAGCCGGCATCATACTGGCCTGGACCAGGGCAATGGCTGAGTTCAGCGCCGTCCTCTTTTTCTGCGGGACATTCCGGGAGTTGCCTGCTTCACGATTTTCTGATCTTACTAAATTGTTACAAATGGATCAGGCCGATTGGGTTTCCGTAGCGGTGTGGGCCCAGGTAGAGTTCGGTAATATTGAATATGGCTTTGCCCTGGCCTTTGTTCTGGTCTTGATAGGCGGGATTTCGGTTTACGTGATGCACCGGATCGGCGCAAAAGGATATGTATGGTAA
- a CDS encoding ABC transporter permease → MALGSRGGWWPALCVGTAGSILAIYVLLVTSNWIYLGWHDTLYFFSKSRMWERFWLTVWTSTISTSFSLLVGIPAGYALSRFRFPCRYLIASIIDLPIVVSPAVVGAFLFGITTRFPFDWISEYYGIYIGRNVYGVLLVQFTVTAAFCARLMKASFDMIPTRFESVSRSLGASSLRTFFKVVLPMAKNGIIASMIVVWARAAAEWEGLMLFVGATEGKTDIMPFAIYLDWNGGMMGWVTSMSIVCILMAVSAISAMRMIGGRSSVW, encoded by the coding sequence ATGGCTCTGGGGTCTCGAGGGGGATGGTGGCCTGCTCTCTGTGTTGGAACTGCTGGCAGTATTCTGGCCATATATGTCTTGCTCGTGACAAGCAACTGGATCTACCTGGGATGGCATGACACTCTATATTTCTTTTCAAAATCGAGGATGTGGGAGCGTTTCTGGTTGACCGTCTGGACGTCAACAATCTCCACATCTTTTTCTTTGCTTGTCGGTATCCCCGCCGGCTATGCCCTTTCTCGATTTCGATTCCCCTGTCGCTATCTTATCGCCAGTATCATAGATCTTCCCATTGTAGTCTCTCCCGCGGTAGTAGGGGCATTTCTCTTTGGAATCACTACCAGGTTTCCCTTTGATTGGATCAGTGAATATTATGGCATCTATATTGGCAGAAATGTATACGGCGTCCTCCTTGTTCAGTTTACGGTCACCGCTGCCTTTTGTGCCCGGCTGATGAAGGCAAGCTTTGATATGATTCCCACCAGGTTTGAGTCGGTCTCTCGTAGTTTAGGCGCTTCTTCCCTCCGGACGTTCTTTAAAGTAGTTCTTCCCATGGCAAAGAATGGGATTATCGCCAGTATGATCGTGGTCTGGGCACGGGCAGCCGCCGAGTGGGAAGGGCTTATGTTATTTGTCGGGGCCACAGAAGGAAAAACAGATATTATGCCATTTGCCATCTATCTGGACTGGAATGGAGGTATGATGGGGTGGGTAACCTCAATGAGCATCGTCTGCATCCTGATGGCAGTATCCGCGATATCGGCAATGAGAATGATTGGAGGAAGAAGCAGTGTCTGGTAA
- the modA gene encoding molybdate ABC transporter substrate-binding protein: protein MNKIRNLALSPVIALFLLVTVTQAYGGEKRLLFHAGLGQRMALNEIKEIFEKKHPDVKVNFSYKGSGYFIADITRSKQGDLFMPGEEFYLLQAVERGFLTDYDPETDIPAYFVTVIITPKGNPKNIKRVEDFAKPGVRVGLGNPRACAIGIWHQKTFKKAGIWEKVKENATMSAKCIPELGNAAQHRAIDATIVWATTAVLYLRDVEIIPIEHTYRGIIRLPVGVLKFARYKEEAQKLMDFILSEEGRAIFHKHAYAVNPVIPVDKQGFCLDATTDQDMEYLVNAAKAVKDESFQVNEKTVGDLIEEVLREKKTKRAGD, encoded by the coding sequence ATGAACAAGATCAGAAATTTGGCGCTTTCCCCGGTTATCGCTTTGTTTTTGCTGGTTACCGTTACCCAGGCATACGGAGGCGAAAAAAGACTACTTTTCCATGCAGGCCTCGGGCAGCGTATGGCACTAAATGAAATTAAGGAAATTTTTGAAAAGAAACATCCGGATGTTAAGGTGAACTTTTCCTACAAGGGTTCAGGATACTTTATAGCTGATATCACTAGGTCAAAACAAGGAGATCTCTTTATGCCCGGTGAGGAGTTTTATCTGTTGCAAGCCGTGGAAAGGGGTTTTCTCACCGACTACGATCCCGAAACAGACATCCCTGCCTATTTTGTTACCGTGATTATCACTCCCAAAGGGAACCCAAAAAACATAAAGAGAGTAGAGGATTTCGCCAAGCCTGGTGTGAGGGTTGGACTCGGAAATCCAAGGGCGTGTGCCATTGGCATCTGGCATCAGAAAACCTTCAAAAAAGCGGGGATCTGGGAGAAGGTAAAGGAAAATGCAACAATGAGCGCCAAGTGTATCCCGGAGTTGGGTAACGCAGCTCAGCACAGGGCAATCGATGCTACCATCGTCTGGGCAACCACTGCGGTTCTCTACCTTAGGGATGTAGAGATCATCCCCATCGAACACACGTATCGGGGCATTATAAGGCTGCCGGTGGGTGTGCTCAAGTTTGCCAGATACAAAGAGGAGGCCCAAAAGTTGATGGATTTCATTCTATCAGAAGAGGGAAGGGCAATTTTTCATAAGCATGCCTATGCGGTCAATCCGGTCATTCCGGTCGATAAACAAGGTTTCTGCCTGGACGCGACCACCGATCAGGATATGGAATATCTGGTAAACGCAGCAAAGGCAGTAAAGGATGAATCATTTCAAGTTAACGAAAAGACTGTTGGAGATTTAATAGAGGAAGTTCTAAGAGAGAAAAAAACAAAAAGGGCAGGAGATTAG
- a CDS encoding alginate export family protein produces the protein MRFELRCVCLIIGVTILLLHGVYGTSLAKEKRENQSGENLTFGANVRFRYEYQDNFNAKYYGDEPANGESNDGFLLGRFRFGLDYYPNQIVHLAVWMQDSEIWDSALEERDFYNSQFDREHNPYKDRWELYNTYLEIKKILPFSIKLGRQVIAYGNKRIFGPGQWGNTGRWIWDAGKLAYKFDGGFVDAYYGRTQVHDPDVCSLNHNHGFESFGFYGHFELPKRLLGISFEPFAMTKANKHDRYKSEDGQYGDLDSYYVGARIFKKNYEGFDVDFTFVKQDGDYAHDDIDAYGYHVSMGYNFEEIGFKPRLSVEYSYASGDSDPTDSKRETFDGAFGARDKMYGRLNLFHWKNLKDAQINLEVKPKDWLYFKAEYHQFWLAEEKDAWHLNSKAYRDKSGNSGDKVGREFDLVGRLKLPKGNEIQLGYGHFWPDEFAENLASDKEANWIFVQWMYKFSCGILD, from the coding sequence GTGAGATTTGAATTGAGATGCGTTTGTTTGATTATTGGAGTTACAATTCTTTTGCTCCATGGGGTTTACGGCACCAGCCTAGCAAAGGAGAAGAGAGAAAACCAATCCGGGGAGAACCTCACATTCGGGGCCAACGTCCGCTTTCGGTATGAATATCAAGATAACTTCAATGCCAAGTATTATGGAGATGAGCCAGCGAATGGGGAATCGAATGATGGATTCCTTCTTGGGAGATTCCGATTTGGGCTTGATTACTATCCGAATCAAATCGTTCACTTGGCCGTATGGATGCAGGACTCAGAAATCTGGGATTCAGCCCTTGAGGAGCGCGATTTCTATAACAGTCAGTTTGATCGAGAGCACAACCCTTATAAAGATCGTTGGGAACTTTACAATACTTACCTGGAGATCAAGAAAATTTTACCCTTCAGTATAAAACTCGGAAGGCAGGTTATTGCCTATGGCAACAAGAGGATCTTCGGGCCTGGCCAATGGGGAAACACAGGCAGGTGGATCTGGGATGCCGGAAAGCTTGCTTATAAATTTGATGGAGGATTTGTGGATGCATATTACGGAAGAACCCAGGTTCATGATCCTGATGTGTGCAGCCTCAATCACAATCACGGGTTTGAAAGTTTCGGATTTTATGGCCATTTTGAGCTTCCAAAGAGGCTCTTGGGAATTTCTTTTGAGCCATTCGCTATGACCAAGGCCAACAAGCACGACAGGTATAAAAGCGAAGATGGACAATACGGAGATCTTGATTCGTATTATGTGGGAGCTAGAATTTTCAAGAAAAACTATGAAGGATTTGATGTGGATTTTACTTTTGTAAAACAGGATGGGGATTATGCTCATGATGATATCGACGCCTATGGTTATCATGTTTCAATGGGGTATAACTTTGAAGAGATTGGCTTCAAACCGCGTCTCAGCGTGGAATACAGCTATGCTTCTGGAGACAGTGATCCCACGGACAGCAAACGTGAAACATTTGACGGGGCATTCGGGGCCAGGGACAAGATGTATGGGAGACTGAACCTGTTTCACTGGAAGAATCTAAAGGATGCCCAGATAAATCTGGAAGTCAAACCCAAGGACTGGCTTTATTTTAAGGCAGAGTACCACCAGTTCTGGCTGGCGGAAGAAAAAGACGCCTGGCACCTCAACTCCAAGGCATATCGGGACAAGAGCGGCAATTCAGGGGACAAAGTGGGAAGGGAGTTTGATCTTGTAGGAAGATTGAAGCTTCCCAAAGGCAATGAAATCCAGCTCGGTTACGGCCATTTCTGGCCAGACGAGTTTGCCGAAAACCTGGCCTCTGACAAGGAAGCCAACTGGATCTTCGTGCAATGGATGTATAAATTTTCTTGCGGCATTCTTGATTGA
- a CDS encoding diadenylate cyclase, with protein MDKLFLLFSSLRWQDVVDIVLNSYILFRLYALFRGTIVFRVLVAIASFWFFQRIAVSLGLILASWVLQGITAAAAFIIIVIFRNEIRCVLQTRTLKSVLWGIPHRPVKTPIQIIAEALHELAQRHVGALIVFPGKDHLEEVAHSGKPWHGLVSKEMIMSIFWHDNPVHDGAAIIQGDRVTHVGVILPLSHRDDLPSHYATRHRAAAGLAETTDALVVLVSEETGDVAVAKGSQIRVIDQKEELVQTLREHLGTTERQWGYLRREKLELAVAALVSVALITAAWFSFTRGLESLVTLEIPIEYMNRDPEMEIVATSVNTVHLDLSGSGGLMRSIGPEQVRVKLDLSRALVGQNTFAITAKDIDLPPGVILREIEPPGVEVALDVLVKKVLAVQLDWVGKLPEHLVLTRVTVTPDTIIVVGGEQTLKNISTIYTERIRLDYLKRSGTLSAKLALHPPSLKIATGSKDSITAQYVIEEK; from the coding sequence ATGGATAAGCTTTTTCTATTGTTCTCCAGTCTCCGATGGCAAGACGTTGTTGATATAGTTCTAAACAGCTATATCTTATTTCGCCTCTACGCGCTTTTCAGGGGGACCATTGTATTCAGGGTGCTTGTCGCGATTGCATCTTTCTGGTTTTTCCAAAGGATAGCTGTCTCACTGGGGCTGATTTTAGCAAGCTGGGTACTTCAGGGTATTACTGCCGCCGCCGCCTTCATCATCATAGTCATTTTCAGGAACGAGATTCGATGCGTTCTCCAGACAAGGACCCTGAAGTCCGTCTTGTGGGGAATCCCACACAGGCCTGTAAAGACTCCCATACAGATAATAGCGGAAGCGCTTCATGAACTCGCACAAAGGCATGTTGGCGCCCTGATTGTCTTTCCAGGCAAGGATCATCTGGAAGAAGTGGCCCATAGCGGCAAGCCCTGGCATGGATTGGTATCCAAAGAGATGATCATGAGCATATTCTGGCACGACAACCCCGTCCACGACGGTGCCGCCATTATTCAGGGCGATCGTGTCACCCATGTGGGCGTTATCCTGCCTCTGTCACACCGAGACGACCTCCCTTCACATTACGCGACTCGTCACAGGGCTGCGGCCGGACTGGCTGAAACCACAGATGCCCTGGTCGTGCTCGTGTCTGAGGAAACTGGCGATGTCGCTGTGGCAAAGGGTTCTCAAATACGGGTAATTGACCAAAAGGAAGAGCTTGTTCAGACATTGCGAGAACATCTCGGGACAACTGAAAGGCAATGGGGCTATTTGAGAAGAGAAAAGCTCGAGCTTGCCGTAGCAGCTCTTGTTTCAGTGGCATTGATAACTGCAGCCTGGTTTAGCTTTACACGGGGTCTCGAAAGCCTTGTGACGCTTGAAATTCCCATAGAATATATGAATCGTGATCCCGAGATGGAGATTGTTGCGACGTCCGTAAACACCGTTCATCTTGATCTGAGTGGCTCAGGCGGTCTTATGAGATCCATTGGACCCGAGCAGGTTCGGGTGAAGCTGGACCTAAGCAGAGCCCTTGTGGGACAAAATACCTTTGCAATCACAGCCAAAGACATCGATTTGCCGCCTGGTGTGATTCTAAGAGAAATCGAACCCCCGGGTGTCGAGGTGGCTCTGGATGTGCTGGTGAAAAAGGTGTTGGCCGTACAGCTTGACTGGGTTGGTAAGCTACCTGAGCATTTAGTGCTTACGAGGGTGACGGTGACTCCTGACACCATAATAGTAGTCGGCGGGGAGCAAACTCTGAAAAATATCTCAACGATCTATACGGAAAGGATTCGCCTTGATTACCTCAAAAGGTCTGGAACCCTTAGCGCGAAGCTGGCGCTCCACCCACCGTCTTTGAAGATTGCAACTGGGTCAAAGGACAGTATTACGGCTCAGTATGTGATAGAAGAAAAGTGA
- a CDS encoding DUF2914 domain-containing protein → MCEQIKEHAPQGQAIIFPIEIGRVLCFSSFDPVPEETFIYHYWFYRDRYSTRVKLSLKPPRWSTFSSVHLREADKGPWHVEIRDEEGRVLRTLRFSITD, encoded by the coding sequence ATGTGTGAACAGATAAAAGAGCATGCCCCCCAGGGTCAGGCAATTATTTTTCCTATCGAAATCGGAAGGGTCTTATGTTTTTCGTCTTTCGATCCAGTGCCCGAAGAGACTTTTATCTACCACTACTGGTTTTACCGCGACAGGTACAGCACAAGAGTAAAATTATCGCTCAAGCCTCCTCGCTGGTCAACATTTAGCAGTGTCCACCTTCGAGAGGCCGACAAAGGACCGTGGCATGTGGAAATCAGGGACGAGGAGGGCCGCGTTCTTCGAACCTTGAGGTTCAGCATAACGGACTGA
- a CDS encoding CoA transferase, producing the protein MSAQGALSGIKVLDLSRLLPGPFCSMILADHGARVISVAHKRFISDGLFLDTVNRNKEHMSLDLKTEEGKEIFFRLARETDVILEGFRPGVVHRLGIDYDTIRKINPGVIYCSISGYGQTGPLRNRAGHDVNFLGVSGVLDLIGESDRPPSIPGIQIADIAAGGMYAAIGILLALQSRIKSAKGQYIDISMTDGMVSFLPIALYLKQLTGQAPQRGDNLLSHRYACYNIYETADGRYFSIGAIEEHFWKRLCEHLGVPEYASLQFDDSRREEILDFMRTTFRKRNLDEWEEELVNLDVCWTPIRNLEEVLQDPLFREREMIVEITGNDQKNVTVLGVPIKLSDTPGAIRTPPVRFGENTASILREIGYTKEEIDDLSEKGVI; encoded by the coding sequence ATGTCAGCACAGGGCGCTTTATCAGGAATAAAGGTTTTGGATCTCTCACGTTTACTCCCTGGTCCTTTTTGCTCCATGATTCTGGCAGACCATGGAGCGCGCGTCATTTCGGTCGCCCACAAGCGTTTCATCTCTGATGGGCTCTTTCTTGACACTGTCAACAGGAATAAGGAGCATATGAGTCTGGATCTGAAGACCGAGGAAGGCAAGGAGATCTTTTTTCGTCTTGCCAGGGAGACAGACGTAATCCTGGAGGGCTTCAGGCCTGGAGTTGTCCATAGGCTGGGCATTGATTACGACACTATTAGAAAAATAAACCCCGGAGTCATATACTGCTCCATTTCAGGGTATGGCCAGACAGGCCCTCTCAGGAATCGGGCAGGACACGACGTGAACTTCTTGGGCGTCTCAGGTGTCCTTGACCTCATAGGCGAATCAGATCGCCCCCCTTCTATCCCGGGGATTCAGATAGCCGATATTGCAGCAGGGGGAATGTATGCGGCAATCGGCATCCTGCTGGCGTTACAATCCAGGATAAAATCCGCAAAGGGTCAATACATCGATATCTCAATGACCGATGGAATGGTGAGTTTTTTGCCCATCGCCCTGTACTTGAAGCAACTCACCGGTCAGGCTCCCCAACGCGGCGACAACCTCCTTTCCCATCGCTACGCATGCTACAATATTTATGAAACAGCAGATGGTCGCTATTTTTCTATCGGAGCCATCGAAGAGCACTTCTGGAAGCGTCTTTGCGAACATCTGGGCGTTCCGGAATATGCGTCTCTACAATTTGACGATAGTCGCAGGGAAGAGATCTTGGATTTCATGCGCACTACCTTCAGGAAAAGGAACCTGGACGAATGGGAAGAAGAACTGGTGAACTTGGACGTCTGCTGGACTCCGATCCGGAATCTGGAAGAGGTGCTTCAAGATCCGCTTTTTCGAGAACGGGAGATGATAGTTGAAATCACGGGCAACGACCAAAAAAACGTCACGGTACTGGGCGTCCCCATCAAGTTGAGCGACACACCCGGAGCCATCCGAACACCTCCGGTCCGTTTTGGAGAAAACACAGCCTCGATACTCCGGGAAATCGGATATACGAAAGAAGAGATAGATGACCTTTCGGAAAAGGGCGTGATTTAA